In the genome of Dickeya fangzhongdai, one region contains:
- the helD gene encoding DNA helicase IV encodes MELKSTALGKHLAQHPYNRVQLLNAGVNVSGDRHEYLIPFNQLLAIRCKKGLIWGELEFELPENKVVRLHGTEWQETQQFFRHLFKSWQSWSQEMSDVCKDVLQQLVDAIAEQETADGWFSRQTLTRVQQDIRAGFAALPLPLARLDEFEHCRDNYQRCLRWLEQGDALRQQANQRWTETILAEQKAFFDTVESSPLNPSQCQAVVNGENAVLVLAGAGSGKTSVLVARAAWLLHRAEASAPQILLLAFGRQAADEMNSRIRERLHSDEVQAKTFHALALHIIQQCSRKAPVISQLETDGAHRRAFLIQHWQQQCDEKKTQAKGWRQWLTEELEWTLPEGNFWQDAAIASRLAGRLERWLGLMRMQGGTQSEMLALADDETRPLFQQRLRLMAPLLKAWKKALKDEGAVDFSGLIHQAVNCLDKGRFVSPWRHILVDEFQDISPQRARLLDALRRQAPDSSLFAVGDDWQAIYRFSGAELTLTTAFEQHFGEGAQCVLDTTYRFNHRIGDIASRFIQQNPAQLKKALNSLRDGNKKSVVLLAQEQLDALLDKMSGYVTAEARILVLARYHHLRPDVLEKAQTRWPHLHLDFMTIHASKGQQADYVIVLGLHEGRDGFPAPPRESVLEAVLLPRPEPFPDAEERRLLYVALTRAKHQVWLLYDRDEPSVFVDDLHQLGVPMQRKPG; translated from the coding sequence ATGGAACTGAAATCGACCGCGTTGGGTAAGCATCTGGCGCAGCATCCCTACAACCGTGTGCAATTGCTGAATGCCGGCGTCAATGTCAGCGGTGATCGGCATGAATATCTCATTCCGTTTAATCAGTTACTGGCGATTCGCTGCAAGAAAGGGTTGATCTGGGGCGAGCTGGAATTCGAGTTGCCGGAAAACAAGGTGGTGCGCCTGCACGGTACGGAGTGGCAGGAGACCCAGCAGTTTTTTCGTCATCTGTTCAAGTCCTGGCAGAGCTGGAGCCAGGAGATGAGCGATGTCTGCAAAGACGTATTGCAACAGTTAGTGGACGCAATTGCGGAGCAGGAAACGGCGGATGGCTGGTTCAGCCGTCAGACGCTGACGCGCGTGCAGCAGGATATCCGGGCGGGGTTTGCCGCGCTGCCGTTGCCGCTGGCGCGTCTGGACGAATTTGAACATTGCCGGGACAACTATCAGCGTTGTCTGCGCTGGCTGGAGCAGGGGGACGCATTGCGCCAGCAAGCTAACCAGCGCTGGACGGAAACGATTCTGGCGGAGCAGAAAGCGTTTTTCGATACGGTGGAAAGTTCGCCGCTGAATCCCAGCCAGTGTCAGGCGGTGGTGAATGGCGAAAACGCCGTGCTGGTGCTGGCCGGCGCCGGCAGCGGCAAAACGTCGGTACTGGTGGCGCGTGCCGCCTGGTTACTGCATCGGGCCGAGGCGTCGGCGCCGCAGATCCTGCTGCTGGCGTTTGGGCGGCAGGCCGCGGATGAAATGAACAGTCGTATCCGTGAGCGGCTGCATAGCGACGAGGTCCAGGCCAAGACCTTCCATGCGCTGGCGCTGCACATCATTCAGCAGTGCAGCCGTAAGGCGCCGGTGATCAGCCAACTGGAAACCGACGGTGCGCACCGGCGCGCATTTCTGATCCAGCACTGGCAGCAGCAGTGTGACGAAAAGAAAACTCAGGCGAAAGGGTGGCGGCAGTGGCTGACCGAAGAACTGGAGTGGACTCTGCCTGAGGGGAATTTTTGGCAGGATGCGGCTATTGCGTCGCGGCTGGCCGGCCGGCTGGAGCGGTGGCTGGGGCTGATGCGGATGCAAGGCGGTACCCAGAGCGAAATGCTGGCGCTGGCCGATGACGAAACGCGCCCGCTGTTTCAGCAACGGTTGCGGCTAATGGCGCCATTGCTGAAAGCCTGGAAAAAAGCGTTGAAAGACGAAGGGGCGGTGGACTTTTCCGGCCTGATCCATCAGGCGGTCAACTGCCTGGACAAAGGCCGTTTTGTCAGTCCGTGGCGGCATATTCTGGTGGACGAGTTTCAGGATATTTCTCCCCAGCGCGCCCGTCTGCTGGATGCGCTGCGACGGCAAGCTCCCGATAGCAGCCTGTTTGCGGTTGGCGATGACTGGCAGGCGATCTATCGCTTCAGCGGCGCGGAACTGACGCTCACCACCGCATTTGAACAGCACTTTGGCGAAGGCGCGCAGTGCGTGCTGGATACCACTTACCGCTTTAATCACCGTATCGGGGATATTGCCAGCCGCTTCATTCAACAAAACCCGGCACAACTGAAAAAAGCACTCAATAGCCTGCGGGACGGCAATAAAAAATCGGTGGTGTTGCTGGCGCAGGAACAGCTCGATGCTTTGCTGGACAAGATGAGCGGGTATGTGACAGCGGAAGCGCGCATTCTGGTGCTGGCGCGTTATCACCATTTGCGGCCTGATGTGCTGGAAAAGGCGCAGACCCGCTGGCCGCATTTGCATCTTGATTTCATGACTATTCATGCCAGCAAGGGGCAGCAGGCGGACTATGTGATTGTGCTGGGGCTGCATGAAGGGCGTGACGGTTTCCCCGCGCCGCCGCGTGAATCGGTGCTGGAAGCGGTACTGTTGCCGCGGCCGGAGCCTTTCCCGGATGCGGAAGAGCGCCGATTGTTATATGTGGCGTTGACCCGGGCGAAACATCAGGTGTGGCTGCTGTACGATCGTGATGAGCCCTCGGTGTTTGTGGACGATTTGCATCAGTTGGGCGTACCGATGCAGCGCAAACCGGGCTAA
- a CDS encoding methylglyoxal synthase, translating into MEYTTRTIEVHKHIALVAHDHCKESLLEWVSANKAQLAEHHLYATGTTGNLIQLHTGLPVRSMLSGPMGGDQQVGALISEEKIDMLIFFWDPLNAVPHDPDVKALLRLATVWNIPVATNRSTADFLINSTLFRQPVSVTIPDYQRYLQGRLK; encoded by the coding sequence ATGGAGTACACCACCCGCACAATCGAGGTGCATAAGCACATTGCTCTGGTTGCGCATGATCACTGTAAAGAATCCCTGCTGGAATGGGTTAGCGCCAACAAGGCCCAACTGGCGGAACACCATTTGTATGCGACCGGCACCACAGGCAACCTGATTCAACTGCATACCGGCCTGCCGGTCAGAAGCATGTTAAGTGGGCCGATGGGCGGTGATCAGCAGGTGGGCGCCCTGATCTCCGAGGAGAAAATCGACATGCTGATTTTTTTCTGGGATCCGCTGAACGCCGTGCCACATGACCCCGATGTCAAAGCGCTGTTGCGCCTGGCAACGGTGTGGAATATTCCGGTCGCCACCAACCGCTCCACAGCAGACTTCCTGATTAACTCCACCCTATTCCGCCAGCCGGTTTCCGTCACGATTCCGGATTACCAGCGCTATCTTCAGGGCCGTTTGAAGTAA
- the ompA gene encoding porin OmpA: MKKTAIAIAVALAGFATVAQAAPNDNTWYAGGKLGWSQYHDTGLNGNGYNVTNAAQSQLGAGAFGGYQANPYLGFEMGYDWLGRMKYNGGNQGSFKAQGVQLAAKLSYPIVDDLDIYTRLGGFVWRADSHDNSGLNDHDTGVSPLAAVGVEYAITKNWATRLDYQWVNNIGDASTVGGRPDNGLLSVGVSYRFGQETAAPAPVIAPAPAPTPAPAPVVQTKRFTLKSDVLFNFNKATLKPEGQRSLDQLYSQLSTLDPKDGSVVVLGFTDRLGSDQYNQTLSTKRAQTVVDYLVHKGIPANKISARGMGKANPVSGSTCTNVKARAALIDCLAPDRRVEIEVKGIKDVVTQPQA; encoded by the coding sequence ATGAAAAAAACAGCTATCGCGATTGCAGTGGCACTGGCTGGCTTTGCTACCGTAGCACAAGCCGCACCGAACGATAACACCTGGTACGCAGGTGGTAAACTGGGTTGGTCCCAGTACCACGATACCGGCCTGAACGGCAATGGTTACAACGTGACCAACGCTGCGCAGAGCCAACTGGGTGCTGGCGCATTCGGCGGTTATCAGGCTAACCCGTACCTGGGTTTTGAAATGGGCTACGACTGGCTGGGCCGTATGAAGTATAACGGCGGCAACCAGGGCAGCTTCAAAGCTCAAGGCGTTCAGCTGGCAGCTAAACTGAGCTATCCGATCGTTGACGATCTGGACATCTACACCCGTCTGGGTGGTTTTGTATGGCGTGCAGACAGCCACGACAATTCCGGCCTGAACGACCACGACACCGGCGTTTCTCCGCTGGCAGCTGTGGGTGTTGAATACGCTATCACCAAAAACTGGGCAACCCGTCTGGATTACCAGTGGGTGAACAACATCGGCGACGCGTCCACCGTTGGCGGTCGTCCGGACAATGGCCTGCTGAGCGTGGGCGTTTCTTACCGTTTCGGTCAGGAAACTGCTGCTCCGGCTCCGGTTATTGCTCCAGCTCCGGCCCCGACTCCGGCCCCGGCTCCGGTTGTTCAGACCAAACGCTTCACTCTGAAGTCTGACGTACTGTTCAACTTCAACAAAGCAACTCTGAAACCGGAAGGTCAGCGTTCTCTGGACCAGCTGTACTCTCAGCTGAGCACTCTGGATCCGAAAGACGGTTCCGTAGTGGTTCTGGGCTTCACCGACCGTCTGGGTTCCGACCAGTACAACCAGACTCTGTCCACCAAACGTGCACAGACCGTTGTTGATTACCTGGTTCACAAAGGTATCCCGGCTAACAAGATCTCTGCTCGCGGTATGGGTAAAGCTAACCCGGTTAGCGGTTCTACCTGCACTAACGTGAAAGCTCGCGCTGCACTGATCGATTGCCTGGCACCGGATCGTCGCGTAGAGATCGAAGTAAAAGGTATCAAAGACGTAGTGACTCAGCCTCAGGCTTAA
- the sulA gene encoding SOS-induced cell division inhibitor SulA yields the protein MRTQTIRSRHVCHSSHLGHNAMPKTASSGFISEIVYGDDHPMLTPLLLPLLQQLGSQSRWLLWLSPQQKLSRLWLQQAGLPLEKMIELHRINPVSTVDAMEKALLTGNYSVVLCWLPNELDDEQKMRLQRAAQHGNTYGFIMRPEEKTITRPFSTLKIHSRLYH from the coding sequence ATGCGTACTCAAACCATCCGTTCCCGCCATGTCTGCCACTCGTCACACCTGGGTCATAACGCGATGCCGAAAACCGCCTCCAGCGGGTTCATCAGCGAAATCGTCTATGGTGATGATCATCCCATGCTGACACCGCTGTTGCTTCCTTTATTACAGCAACTGGGATCGCAGTCGCGCTGGTTGCTCTGGCTTTCCCCGCAGCAAAAACTCAGCCGCTTGTGGCTGCAACAGGCAGGATTGCCGCTAGAGAAAATGATTGAACTGCATCGCATCAATCCGGTATCTACCGTTGACGCAATGGAGAAAGCATTACTGACGGGTAATTACAGCGTCGTATTGTGCTGGCTGCCAAATGAGCTGGATGATGAACAAAAAATGCGGTTGCAAAGAGCGGCACAGCATGGAAATACCTATGGATTTATTATGCGTCCAGAGGAAAAAACAATCACAAGACCATTTTCCACACTAAAAATTCACTCAAGATTGTATCATTAA
- the hspQ gene encoding heat shock protein HspQ, with the protein MINCKFTIGQQIRHKLLGYPGVVIDIDPEYSLEQPKWEELAVNDTLRTAPWYHVVMEDEQGRPIHTYLAEEQLVNEDPNPSEHPSLDELAATIRRRAPRLLH; encoded by the coding sequence ATGATTAACTGTAAATTCACCATCGGACAGCAGATTCGTCATAAACTACTGGGGTACCCCGGCGTCGTCATCGACATTGATCCTGAATACTCCCTTGAGCAACCGAAATGGGAGGAGCTTGCGGTCAATGATACCCTGCGAACGGCGCCCTGGTATCACGTGGTGATGGAAGATGAGCAGGGCCGCCCGATTCATACCTACCTGGCGGAAGAGCAACTGGTCAATGAAGACCCCAACCCTTCTGAGCACCCATCGCTGGATGAACTGGCCGCCACGATCCGACGCCGCGCCCCGCGTCTGCTGCACTGA
- a CDS encoding DUF2057 family protein: MKTIPAIAATLWLLTLSSLAMATTLKLRPDIELMMVDGKKVSGSLLNGADSLELEKGYHQIVFQALRTVGSSAGTKQTYRSPGLIAVFDAHNLNEVSIRLPDLESPNAQRDFSQSPDYQLVDSKNLPIPIRTDVLRTGEVELSGEIEKRMADYNRSSQPAAVITFALQSPAKTSATTNTPANPLDPLDIMQYWFQQADKGTRQRFLEWAKEREAH; this comes from the coding sequence ATGAAAACAATTCCCGCTATCGCCGCCACGCTGTGGTTGCTCACGCTCAGTTCTCTGGCGATGGCGACGACGCTGAAACTCAGGCCCGATATTGAGCTGATGATGGTCGATGGGAAAAAGGTCTCCGGTTCGCTGCTCAACGGCGCAGACAGCCTCGAACTGGAAAAGGGGTATCATCAAATCGTTTTTCAGGCGCTGCGAACGGTTGGATCATCCGCCGGGACAAAACAAACCTATCGCTCGCCCGGTCTGATTGCCGTATTCGACGCGCACAACCTCAACGAAGTTTCCATCCGCCTTCCGGACCTGGAAAGCCCGAATGCGCAGCGGGATTTCAGCCAGTCACCCGATTATCAACTGGTGGACAGCAAAAATCTGCCCATCCCGATCCGCACCGATGTGTTGCGCACCGGCGAAGTGGAATTGTCCGGTGAAATCGAAAAACGCATGGCTGACTACAACCGTTCGAGCCAACCGGCGGCTGTCATCACCTTCGCGCTGCAATCCCCCGCGAAGACTTCCGCCACTACCAACACGCCAGCCAATCCGCTGGATCCGCTCGACATCATGCAGTACTGGTTTCAGCAAGCCGACAAAGGAACGCGCCAGCGATTTCTGGAATGGGCGAAGGAAAGAGAAGCCCACTAA
- a CDS encoding spore coat protein U domain-containing protein, with product MQSRVKSGSASDGGLYSSGTLRSVSSDGRTTKIPYRLYSDSTRTNEITIGGSVQINANGTAQDITVYG from the coding sequence ATGCAGAGCAGGGTTAAATCAGGCTCCGCATCTGACGGTGGATTATATTCCAGCGGCACACTGCGCAGCGTTTCCAGCGACGGCAGAACCACCAAAATTCCCTATCGCTTATATTCAGACAGCACGCGCACCAATGAAATAACTATTGGCGGCAGCGTACAGATTAACGCCAATGGTACCGCACAGGATATTACGGTTTATGGTTGA
- the yccS gene encoding YccS family putative transporter, producing MQLSVSTNLRRVIYNSSWLYNLRILIALSGVAILPWWLGVPTSTIPLTLGVVAAALTDLDDRLSGRLFNLLITLACFLVASVSIELLYPYPWLFIVGLAISTWSFILLGSLGQRYATIAFGALLIAIYTMLGISLYSDWYQQPFLLLLGALWYNLLTLLGHLLFPIRPLQDNLARCYQQLAHYLETKSNLFDPDIDDNDQPLIDVAMANGQLVDTLNQAKASLLTRLRGDRGQRGTRRTLHYYFVAQDIHERASSAHIQYEQLRHTLRYSDVPFRFQRLLFMLSRACQQVSQSILLQQKYLHDYRIERAFSHLDAAIDRLAFQGAETLSIKALRHLLNNLRAIDAQLINIQSEQTLERHNHHLPAENRLSDDKIAGWSDIRLRLNRHLTPQSSLFRHAVRMSLVLCIGYAIIQLAGLHHGYWILLTSLFVCQPNYNATRRRLALRIVGTLGGVLIGVPLLYIVPSLEGQLALIVISGVLFFAFRTVQYAQATLFITLLVLMCFNLLGEGLEVAIPRVVDTLLGCGIAWAAVSFIWPDWKFRGLPAVIDKAMNNNCRYLDAIMVQYHQGKDNGLPYRIARRDAHNSDAELASVVSNMSAEPHARPNTLENAFRLMCLNHTLLGYISTLGAHREHIRSAETLQLLNDAVCYVDDALHQDNGDQAALDRELEALKNRIHAQSPEQDSKEQLVLQQVNLIIGLLPELTQLKNQMIAEENRQQTSMH from the coding sequence GTGCAACTGAGCGTTTCGACCAACCTGCGTCGAGTCATCTACAACAGCAGTTGGCTGTATAACCTGCGGATCCTGATCGCACTCAGCGGCGTGGCGATCCTGCCCTGGTGGCTGGGTGTGCCCACCAGCACCATTCCCCTGACGCTGGGCGTGGTGGCCGCCGCCCTGACCGACCTCGATGACCGCTTGTCCGGCCGTCTGTTTAACCTGTTGATTACGCTCGCCTGCTTTCTGGTCGCTTCGGTGTCGATCGAACTGCTCTACCCGTACCCCTGGTTATTTATCGTCGGCCTGGCGATCTCGACCTGGAGCTTTATTCTGCTGGGCTCGCTGGGGCAACGCTACGCTACCATCGCTTTCGGTGCACTGCTGATCGCCATCTATACCATGCTGGGCATTTCGCTTTATAGCGACTGGTATCAACAACCGTTCCTGCTGTTGCTGGGCGCGTTGTGGTATAACCTGCTGACGCTGCTCGGCCACCTGCTGTTCCCTATCCGGCCGCTGCAGGACAATCTGGCCCGCTGCTACCAGCAACTGGCTCACTATCTGGAAACCAAATCCAACCTGTTCGACCCCGATATCGACGACAACGATCAGCCGTTGATCGACGTAGCGATGGCCAACGGTCAGTTGGTCGATACGCTCAATCAGGCCAAGGCGTCGCTGCTGACGCGGCTGCGCGGCGATCGTGGCCAGCGCGGCACCCGACGCACGCTGCACTATTATTTTGTCGCGCAGGATATCCACGAACGAGCCAGCTCGGCGCATATCCAGTATGAACAACTGCGCCACACGCTGCGCTACAGCGATGTGCCTTTTCGGTTCCAGCGCTTGCTGTTCATGTTGTCCCGCGCCTGCCAGCAAGTTTCGCAGTCCATTTTGCTACAGCAAAAATACCTGCATGACTACCGTATCGAGCGCGCCTTCTCCCATCTGGACGCCGCTATCGACAGGCTGGCTTTTCAGGGCGCGGAAACCTTATCCATCAAGGCATTACGCCATCTGCTCAATAATCTGCGCGCGATTGACGCCCAGTTAATCAATATTCAGTCCGAACAGACGCTCGAACGCCATAATCACCATCTCCCAGCAGAAAACCGGTTATCGGATGATAAAATCGCCGGCTGGAGCGATATCAGGCTGCGTCTCAACCGCCATCTTACGCCGCAGTCGTCGCTGTTCCGTCACGCAGTACGCATGTCGCTGGTGCTGTGCATCGGGTACGCCATTATTCAACTGGCCGGTTTGCACCACGGCTACTGGATTCTGCTGACCAGTCTGTTTGTCTGTCAGCCGAACTACAACGCCACTCGACGGCGTCTGGCGCTGCGTATTGTCGGCACGCTGGGCGGTGTGCTCATCGGCGTACCGCTGCTGTATATCGTTCCGTCGCTGGAAGGGCAACTGGCGCTGATTGTCATCAGCGGCGTACTGTTTTTCGCCTTCCGTACCGTGCAATATGCGCAGGCCACGCTGTTTATCACCCTGCTGGTGTTGATGTGTTTTAATCTGCTGGGCGAAGGACTGGAGGTCGCCATTCCCAGAGTGGTCGATACGTTGCTGGGCTGCGGCATTGCCTGGGCGGCGGTCAGCTTTATCTGGCCGGACTGGAAATTTCGCGGTTTGCCTGCGGTGATCGACAAGGCCATGAACAATAATTGCCGTTATCTCGACGCCATCATGGTTCAGTATCATCAGGGCAAAGACAACGGGCTTCCTTATCGGATTGCCCGCCGCGACGCCCACAACAGCGACGCGGAGCTGGCTTCGGTGGTGTCCAATATGTCCGCCGAACCGCATGCCCGACCGAACACGCTGGAAAACGCCTTCAGATTGATGTGCCTCAATCACACCCTGTTGGGGTATATCTCCACTCTGGGCGCGCACCGCGAGCACATCCGATCGGCCGAAACCCTGCAATTGCTGAATGATGCCGTCTGTTACGTCGACGACGCACTGCACCAGGACAATGGCGACCAGGCCGCGCTGGACAGAGAACTGGAGGCGCTGAAAAACCGCATCCATGCCCAGTCACCAGAGCAGGACAGTAAAGAACAGCTGGTATTACAACAGGTTAATCTAATCATTGGCCTGCTGCCGGAACTGACGCAGCTAAAAAACCAGATGATTGCCGAAGAGAATCGACAACAGACCTCGATGCACTAA
- a CDS encoding CoA-binding protein gives MQDSDIKAVLNQVKTIALVGASENPSRPSYGVMAYLLGQGYRVIPVSPRLAGQTLLGQAAYASLSDIPEPIDMVDVFRQPDAAFEVAQDAIAIGARVLWLQIGVINEAAAVLAHDAGLTVVMDRCPKIEIPRLGLEK, from the coding sequence ATGCAAGACAGCGATATTAAAGCGGTACTGAACCAGGTGAAAACCATTGCGCTGGTCGGGGCTAGCGAGAACCCTTCGCGCCCCAGTTACGGCGTGATGGCTTATCTGCTTGGGCAGGGATACCGGGTGATTCCGGTCAGCCCGCGTCTGGCGGGGCAAACCCTGTTGGGGCAAGCCGCCTATGCGTCACTGAGCGATATTCCGGAACCGATTGATATGGTCGATGTCTTTCGCCAGCCGGACGCCGCGTTTGAAGTCGCACAGGACGCGATAGCTATCGGTGCGCGGGTGCTGTGGCTGCAAATCGGCGTCATCAATGAAGCCGCGGCGGTACTGGCGCATGATGCGGGACTGACGGTAGTGATGGATCGTTGTCCGAAAATTGAAATTCCCCGATTGGGGCTGGAAAAATAA
- the yccX gene encoding acylphosphatase, whose product MSTVSVIAWVYGMVQGVGFRYHTQLQARQLGVRGYVRNCDDGSVEVVASGETHAVEQLVAWLKQGGPRHARVDKVLMEPHPATDERDFTIRY is encoded by the coding sequence ATGTCGACGGTATCCGTGATTGCCTGGGTTTACGGAATGGTGCAAGGGGTGGGATTTCGTTATCACACCCAGTTGCAGGCTCGCCAGTTGGGGGTACGCGGCTACGTCAGAAACTGCGATGACGGCAGCGTGGAGGTGGTCGCCAGCGGCGAGACGCATGCCGTAGAGCAACTGGTGGCCTGGCTAAAGCAAGGAGGGCCGCGCCATGCCCGGGTGGACAAGGTGCTGATGGAGCCGCACCCCGCCACCGATGAGCGCGATTTTACCATTCGCTATTGA
- a CDS encoding TfoX/Sxy family DNA transformation protein, whose translation MKGLCEKRILQAKSVFAPLGNILSRSQFGGYSIAADGVIFALVSSGELYLRAAQHNEDFFLDRQTPKLIYTKRGLPVPLNYYLVGEVLWRDEPGLLELASQSLQGARQDKAAKKRCIRLKDLPNINHDLERLLWKVGIRNIDELHRLGAKTSYLKLRSVSQNLSVNVLLALAGAICGVHQAALPQGMRSELIEWFESTSPRAFRPPRLN comes from the coding sequence ATGAAAGGACTATGCGAAAAAAGGATTTTGCAGGCGAAATCAGTGTTTGCTCCGCTGGGAAATATTCTCTCCCGATCTCAGTTCGGCGGTTATAGCATTGCGGCGGACGGCGTGATTTTTGCGCTTGTTTCCAGCGGAGAACTCTATTTGCGTGCGGCACAGCATAACGAGGACTTTTTCCTTGACCGGCAGACGCCCAAACTGATTTATACCAAACGCGGCCTGCCGGTACCGCTTAATTACTATCTGGTGGGTGAGGTGCTCTGGCGGGATGAGCCGGGGCTGCTGGAACTGGCATCGCAGTCTCTTCAGGGCGCCCGGCAGGATAAAGCCGCCAAAAAACGCTGCATCAGGCTGAAAGACCTGCCGAATATCAATCACGATCTGGAACGGCTGCTCTGGAAGGTGGGGATTAGAAACATCGATGAATTGCACCGACTCGGAGCGAAAACCAGCTATCTTAAGCTGCGTTCCGTCAGCCAGAACCTGAGTGTTAATGTGTTGCTGGCGCTGGCCGGCGCCATCTGTGGCGTCCATCAGGCCGCGCTGCCGCAAGGCATGCGCAGCGAACTGATTGAATGGTTCGAGAGCACGAGCCCACGTGCTTTCAGGCCTCCCCGGCTCAATTAG
- a CDS encoding aldo/keto reductase — protein MPASDALRELGHSGIRVPLLTFGGNVFGWTIDESASFRVLDALLDQGLHFIDTADMYSTWAPGNKGGESESIIGNWLKQRGNRDRVIIATKVGKDMGGERHGLSAAYIRRAVEDSLRRLQTDYIDLYQSHDDDKSTLLEETLSAFDALIREGKVRAIGASNYDGERLAQALQVSKDNHLARYETLQPEYNLYDRQHYESTLEPVVKANGLGVIGYYSLASGFLSGKYRSAADAAKSARGQGVVERYLNPRGLAILEALDQVAEAHRTSPGQVALAWLIARPGVTSPIVSATSVEQVAELASATRLTLTLREIEQLNTASA, from the coding sequence ATGCCTGCGTCTGACGCATTACGAGAACTGGGACATTCAGGAATTCGGGTGCCGTTGCTGACTTTTGGCGGCAACGTGTTTGGCTGGACCATTGACGAGTCAGCCTCGTTTCGGGTGCTGGACGCCCTGCTTGATCAAGGGCTGCACTTTATTGATACCGCTGATATGTATTCGACCTGGGCGCCAGGCAATAAAGGCGGCGAGTCGGAAAGCATTATTGGCAACTGGCTGAAACAACGTGGAAACCGCGATCGGGTGATTATCGCCACCAAAGTGGGCAAGGACATGGGCGGCGAGCGGCACGGGTTGTCGGCCGCTTACATCCGTCGGGCGGTGGAAGATTCGCTGCGTCGCCTGCAGACCGATTATATCGACCTGTATCAATCCCATGATGATGATAAAAGCACCCTGCTGGAAGAGACGCTGTCGGCGTTCGACGCGCTGATCCGCGAAGGCAAGGTACGCGCCATCGGCGCATCCAATTATGACGGCGAACGTCTGGCGCAGGCGTTGCAGGTTAGCAAGGATAACCATCTGGCGCGTTATGAAACCCTGCAGCCGGAATATAACCTGTACGATCGCCAGCACTATGAATCCACGCTGGAGCCGGTGGTGAAGGCCAACGGGCTGGGCGTGATTGGGTATTATTCGCTGGCGAGCGGCTTTTTGTCCGGCAAATATCGCTCGGCTGCCGATGCCGCGAAAAGCGCGCGCGGTCAGGGCGTGGTGGAACGTTATCTCAACCCGCGCGGTCTGGCGATTCTTGAGGCACTTGATCAGGTGGCCGAGGCGCACCGCACCTCGCCGGGTCAGGTCGCGCTGGCATGGCTGATTGCCCGGCCCGGCGTGACGTCGCCGATAGTCAGCGCCACGTCGGTCGAGCAGGTGGCGGAGCTGGCCAGCGCTACCCGGCTGACGCTGACGCTTCGGGAGATTGAACAACTGAATACCGCCAGCGCCTGA
- a CDS encoding YccF domain-containing protein, whose translation MRAVLNILNFVLGGFFTTLAWLLATVVSIVLVFTLPLTRSCWEITKLSLLPYGNEAIHVDELRPEQKSSLLNAGGTLLNVFWLIVFGWWLCLSHIVSGIAQCLTIIGIPVGIANFKIAAIALWPVGRRVVSVEEAQAAREANARRRYQ comes from the coding sequence ATGCGAGCCGTACTCAATATCCTGAATTTCGTGCTGGGCGGTTTTTTCACGACGCTCGCCTGGCTGCTGGCCACCGTCGTCAGCATTGTGCTGGTATTTACCCTGCCGCTGACCCGCTCATGCTGGGAAATTACCAAACTTTCTCTGCTGCCATACGGCAACGAGGCCATCCATGTCGATGAGCTGCGGCCGGAGCAAAAAAGTTCGCTGCTCAATGCCGGCGGCACCCTGCTGAATGTCTTCTGGCTGATCGTTTTCGGCTGGTGGCTGTGCCTGTCGCACATCGTCAGCGGCATCGCCCAGTGCCTGACGATCATCGGCATTCCGGTTGGGATCGCCAATTTCAAGATTGCCGCCATCGCCCTCTGGCCGGTGGGGCGTCGCGTGGTGTCGGTGGAAGAGGCGCAAGCCGCCAGAGAAGCCAACGCCCGCCGGCGTTATCAGTAA